TGACGCTGTCCCGGCGTGAGTCGGGTTGGCCGAGACTGCTGTCCGGCGGCTTGCTGAGCCTGTTGGTTCTGCATGGGCTGGGGGCCTGGCTGCTGCAGAACCCAGTCAGGTTGGGTGCCGAATCCGATCGAGCGGAGTTCAGTGTTGGCCTCTGGCAACCGGCGATTCCCACCCGCGAAAAATTTTCTGCGCAACGTCAACGGGAGCTGCCCGGACGGCTACAAATGGCGCTTCAAGAGGCCGATGCCGCTGGTGCGGACTGGCTGATGGCACCTGAGGGCACGTTGCCACTTCATGGTTCCCTGATGGCACCGGCCCCGATTCCACTGATGAGTGGAGGGTTTCACTGGTCGCGGGGACGTCAGCACAGCGCCATGGTTTTGGTGGAGGCTGGCGGCACCACTCCGGTGTCCTCGCTGGATAAGCATCGCTTGGTGCCATTGGGGGAGTGGGTGCCGGCCTGGCCAGGTCTCAGCGGCCTCTCTGCCATCGGTGGCCTGGAGGCGGGTGAGCCCTCCCGGCTTTGGCGCTGGGGCGGTCCACCCGCTGCTGTGGCCATCTGCTACGAGATCAGCAACGGAGCAGCCTTGGCTCGCGCCGTGGCTGAGGGGGCGGAGTGGATCCTTGCGGCAGCCAACCTGGACCCCTACCCAATCCTTCTTCAGCAGCAGTATTTGGCTTTGGCCCAGCTGCGCAGTTTGGAATCGGCCAGACCGCTCTTGTCAACGGTGAATACAGGGCCAACGGCCATGATCCGCGCTGATGGTCAGATGGCAGAACGCCTGGCCGCGTTTGATCCAGGTCTTTTGCTGGCGCCGTTGCAACCTCGCAAGGGTTTGACGGGATACGTGCGCTGGGGAGAGGCGCCTCTGTGGTTGATGGTCGGCGTGTCGTCGCTGCTGTTGGTCAGATCGGCGAGTCGATCAGGCCTCCGCCCAGCACGACCTCGCCGTCGTAAAACACCGCCCCTTGACCAGGAGTGATCGAAAACTGTGGCTCTTGAAAGCTGAGCTTGCAGCGATGAGGGCGCTCTCCGGCCCGATCGGCGGCATTGGCTTCGATGCAGGTGAGATAGGCCGCCACGGGTTCGCTGCGGTAACGCACTTGCACCTCCACCTCCATGGCTGAACCGAGCGGGGGCGGGGCGATCGAGACCCAATTCACAGCGCCAACCTCGCAGCCAGTACGACCGGCTTCTGCCCTTGTGGCGACGACAACCTGGTTCATGGCGGCATCGAGCTTCACCACGTGGAGCGGCTCACTCCAGGCAATGCCTAATCCTTTGCGCTGGCCGATGGTGAAGTGTTCGATGCCGTCGTGCTGTCCAACCACCGTTCCGTCTTGCAGCACGATTTCACCGTCCCTTGGGGGAAGGTAGGCATCGAGGAAAGCGCGCATGGAGCCGTGGTGATCGGCCAGGCAGAGGTCCTGACTTTCTGGCTTGTCTGCCGTGCGTAATCCGTGGCGGGCAGCCTCAAGACGGGTGTCGGCCTTGGTGAGTTCGCCGAGTGGGAAGACCACGCGCGCCAAAACGTCCTGGGGGAGGTCATAGAGGAAGTAACTCTGGTCTTTGCGGCTGTCCATGCCTCGCAGCAGCTTCCAGCGACCGTCGTCTCCGTCCAGACGGATGCGGGCGTAATGGCCAGTGGCGATCCTGGGGAGATGGCGTTCCCGTTCGGCCCAGGCGAGCATCGGCCCGAATTTTACCGACCGGTTGCACTTGGAGCAGGGGAGGGGTGTGATGCCAGCCCGGTAGCCATCCACCAAGCCTTGAACGATTTCACGAACGAACGTATCTCTTGAATCCACCACGTGGTGGGGCACGCCGAGCTGTTCACAGATTCCGGCAGCATCCACCAAGCCTTCGGCGCAACACGCTCCTTTCCCACTCATCAGCCAGAGCGTGAGGCCCTCCACCTCCCAGCCGGCCTCCACCATCAGGGCTGCGGTGAGGGAGCTGTCTACACCACCCGAAAGGCCGACGGCCACACGATGCTCACCGGGCCATTGGCGCAATCGCTCTAGGGCCTCGGCACCGGCTGGGGTTGCTGTGAGGGTGGTCATCTTGGCCTCGGCCGACATGGGCGGGCATCGCTGTCTGACTCCATAGTGAGGGCCCGGGTGTTTTTGGCTTGGTCTGGCCTCCCCTAGATGCGGAGCACTGGCTTGTCAGTGCCGAACAAATGCTGGCCTTGGAGCAGGAATGGCTGGGCAGTGGTTTGCCCGTTGCTGCCTTGATGGAGGCCGTCGGTCAGGCGATGGCTGATTGGTGTCTTCAGAGGCGGAAGCGTCTGGACCAGGGCGTGTTGGTGTTGGTGGGACCCGGCCACAACGGTGGTGATGGGTTGGTCGTAGCAAGACGTCTGATGCATGCCGGAGTGGAGGTGAGGCTGTGGGCCCCTCTGCCGATTCGGCAAGCGCTCACCCAAGAGCATTGGCGTCATCTCGAGTGGCTTGGGGCAACGGTTCTAGAGACGGATCCGGATCCGGAGGATTCCGCTCTCTGGGTGGAAGCTCTGTTTGGGTTGGGACCACATCGGCCTCTTCCTGAAGGCTTGGCGTTGTTGCTCGGCGAACGCGAGCGTGTTCAGCCCCTTCGGCTTATCAGTCTGGATGTGCCTGCAGGGATGCATTCCAATCACGGACGGATGCAGGCCGGAGGTGGGGCGGTGGCTTCCGACACGTTGTGCGTGGGTCTGGTGAAACGCGGGTTGGTACAGGACGCAGCCCTCGCCAACGTGGGTTGTTTGCATCGCTTGGATCCTGGCGTTCCTCACCAGTTGATCGATTCACTGGCGGGACCTGTTGTCTTGCGGGTGATGGCAAAGGATCTAGCGACCTTGCCGGTTCCTAAAGACCCGCCAACGGCAATGAAATATCAGCGTGGCCGCGTCATGCTGCTCGCCGGCAGCGAGCGCTATCGCGGTGCAGCACTCCTGGCCGCACAAGGGGCCATGGCAAGTGGTGTGGGAAGCCTGAAAGCCGCGTTGCCAGAGGCCGTAGCCGAGCGCATCTGGCAATGGATTCCCGAGTTGGTGCTGTCGGCTGGGTTGCCAGCGACCGCATCGGGAGGATTGGCTTGGGGACCATGGCTGGCTCAGGCAGACCTGTCCCGTTTGGATGCGCTGTTGCTGGGGCCTGGGATTGGAGGGCTCAGCGCGCCGTGGGAGGCCTGGGCAGAGCCCTTGCTGTCCTTCGAAGGACTGCTTGTGCTGGATGCCGATGGGCTCAACGCCTTGTCCGCTTCAAATAAAGGCTGGCGCTGGCTTTGCCAGCGTGCGTTTCCAACCTGGATCACCCCGCATCAGAGTGAATTTGAAAGGCTGTTTCCTGATTTCAGTGGGCGGGAACCGCTGGAGAGCGCCCAAGGGGCTGCAGCAGAGAGCGGAGCCGTTGTGTTGCTCAAGGGTGCTCATTCGGTCATTGCCGATCCGAAGGGTGTGGTGCATCAACTCGTTGATACATCGGTGCAGGTGGCTCGTACGGGCTTGGGAGACCTGTTGGCTGGATTTGTTCTTGGCTGGGGGGCTCGCTCTCGGGCTTGTGGAGAGCAGCCGCGGGGACAAGCTCTTGCCGCCGCGGCTTTGCTGCATGCCGAGGCGTCACGAACCACTGAAAATGCCAGTGATGCCAGTGAGATTGCGAAAACCCTTGCTGCGCTCACCCGGCGGATTTGCGGGAATTAATGATTAAAAAATTGATCGAGTTTTAAAATGCACACAATTCAAAACGCGCAAATGTGTCGTTTTCCTTTCACGAATCTGAAGGGTTGCTGAAAACATTTGGCTTTATCGTTTTTTCATAGGAAAGTCTCACCACGCCCAAGAAACGAGTTGCCATGGTTTCCTCAACAGCTCGGACCTCCGAGACCCAGAGACGCAGAAACAGTGATCCCATTAGTTGGTACTTGGCGACAATTGGCCGAATACCTCTGCTAACGGCGGCTGAAGAAATCGAGCTTGGCAATCAGGTCCAGAAGTTCATGGAGCTGACCCAGGATGGATCTGTCTCTCCCGACAGCGAAGAGTTCAGCTCTAAAGACCGCCGCATGATCCGCGTTGGCCAGCGTGCTAAGCAGCGGATGATGAAGGCCAATCTTCGTCTTGTCGTGAGTGTCGCCAAGAAATATCAAGGCAAAGGCCTTGAGCTTCTCGATCTCATTCAAGAGGGCTCTCTTGGCTTGGAACGGGCGGTTGAAAAGTTTGATCCAACCCGTGGATACAAGTTTTCGACTTACGCCTTTTGGTGGATCCGTCAGAGCATGACTCGGGCGATTGCTTGTCAGTCACGCACCATTCGCCTGCCGGTGCACTTGAGCGAGCGTCTCACCACCATCCGCAAGGTGAGTTTGGATCTTGCTCACAAGCTTGGAGCGATGCCGAGCCGCCTCGAGATTTCAGAAGCCTTGGATATGCCTGTTGAGGAGCTCGACTCCCTGCTGCGCCAGGCTCTCACCACCAGCAGTCTTGATGCTCCTGTGAATGGAGAAGATGGTCGCAGTTTCCTTGGTGATTTAATTGCCGACTCTTCTGCGGAAGAGCCTCTCGACAAGGTTGAACAGCGCATTCACCATGAACAACTTGGCCGCTGGTTGAGTCATCTCAGTGAGCAGGAGCAACATGTACTCACCTTGCGGTTTGGTTTAAACGGCAACGAGCGTCACACCTTGGCTCAAATCGGCCGTTTGCTGGATGTTTCTCGTGAACGCGTCCGTCAGGTGGAATTGAAGTCCCTGCGCAAGCTGCGCAATCTCACCCGTCGGATGTCCCCTACCTTTTGATTGTTGGATTGATTTGTTGATGAGTATGCGGCTGCGTTAAACCCATTTCGTTAAAGAACCACTTTTTTTTCTGACCAGGTTTCAGAGCAGCCCGCTATCGCCCTATTGAAGCCGATGGTTTGAGAGCAGAGGGGTTCTGGAGGGTGGATTTTGAGAGAGTTTCTTGGCTATTTATTCAGGCATCAGCACGTGCGGGAGCTTTTCTGGATCCATCCCATAAGGGAATAATCTTTCAGACATTCTTGACTCGTATCTCTAAGAAGCATTTGAACGAACCCAATCAGCCCAGAAAGCCCAGAGCGCTCACTTATACGGAGATGATGAACGGTGGCCAGCAACAAATGGATGATGTCACCCATCAGCAAGAGCTGAACCTGGAGCGCCGAAAGGATGTATTTGAGCGCTCTGTCGAGCATCTGGAGCAGTCCCTCAAGACTGAGATTGATCTAGAAGTTGATCGAATTGGTGGTGATACTGGGATCTGATGAGTGCTCTTGCGTGCCTTATCTTGTCGGCAGCTCTTGCGTATCTGATTGCTCAATTTAGGCAGCGACGTTCTCCCAGAGAGGCGACCAGGGCATGGCGTGACGCGTCAGAGCTTGTCTTTGACAGGAACCTGAGATTTTGGGTCAAAGAGGAGTTTGAAACGGGCGATGCCCCCAAGGATTTTGCTAACTATGTTGAATCAAAGAATGCTCTTGTTAGCTACATGGCTTCCAATTTGTTGATGCTTGCCGACAGGCGTTTGGAGATTGATCCTTCCACGAGTGATGCTGAGACGTTCGTCCGCCAGCATTGTGATCTTGATGACGACGTCATCGAATCCATGTGGATTACCAGGCTGAGCGAAGGGAGGCAGTTCAGTCATGAGAGATCAACTCCCCTGTCGCATCTGCTCTGCACTGGTCCCGCTCCCCCCAAGGTTCAGGCGGGTCAAAACGGCTGTCTGCCCAAGCTGTGCCCATGAAGGTCTTGATAAAATGGTGACCATCAGGCTCTTCAAAGAGCAGATCACTGCCTCTTTTGGCTGATCGATGCATCGTTCTCAATCAGTTGTCAAAGACAATTTCTGTCTGCATTCTTTCAGCTTTTACGGTTACAAAAGTCTTTTCCATATCTGATTTGTTTTGAGGCAATTAGTATTGATCGGGTCCACAAGCCTTTTGCATTGTGCCTAGAAGGTATTGGGATGGTTTAACGCGATTGATTGATTTTTTATTATGTTTGCTTCAGGAGTTGCGTGCCTGAATGGGAGCCTTCTTCTTAGGCAAGTCACCATGCGGAATAACAGCCCGCCTTGATGAAAATCGCTGCAATGCCCCTCTGCTACTGAGAACGAAGTGGCAGTACCGCTTGTTTATCACCACCTCTATTCGGCGCCGCTACCCAGTAGCCATCGCTTCCCGATGGGGTGATGGTATACAAGTCTAGTAATAGCAATGGTTCTCAAGGTGTGTTGTGATCCAGAATCACAACGCAGTTCACAACGCAGGGGGGACAGCCTTTAAGTAAGACGAACATCAAACAATGGATGCCAACGTGCTTTAAGACAACTCTAGAAGTAGTAAGTCCTAGTCTTGACAAAGATTATTCGTCATATCAACCAGAACGGCTTTAGGGCACGACCCCCCTCTTCTTGTTGGAGAGACAGAGGGGTATGGGGGGATGACGTGTCCTTGTACTAACGAATAGGGGCTCAGAAATTTATGTTGAATATCTAAGAGTCTAATTCTTGTAGAGCTCACAGTGATCTTGGACTCTTTTGAATTGCCACTGAGCATCGTCAGATTTCAACTCCACTCCTAAATACTTTGCTGCTTCCTCAGTAGTAAGTTGACGGGCAGCATGCATGGCACATGTCTCTTCCTTTGACGTATATGAGACCAGCAGAAGTAGAGCAGGTAGCAGAGGTAACGTCTTTTTTGTTTCTGTCTCTAGAAGAGCCTGTGAGGCCGTCTAAACAATCAACGGTAATCTACTACTGATCATTTAAAACAACCCCTTTGTAGGCCCTAATCTGAGAATCACATGCCGAAAAGGCTTGCACTGACTACATCGATTTGACCGAACTTACCAGGTTCAAAGCCTACTTGGTACTGACCAATGTTCCTTTCCCATTCCCTGCGTTCTTTAGCTGTTAGATCTCTACCAGGATTGGCAAGGAAGACCATCCGTGGGTCTTTTCTCCAGCCATCAATGATCTGCTTGTCTTTCTTTCTTTGTAGTGTCATTTAAGTTCTAAAGTTTTAACTAATTTCTTGTTTACCCGTTTGGCAGCCATTACGCTTCAAGCATCGAATTGATGCAACGGCACAGGTACTAATGAATGATTTCCAAGGGAGCCTCTTAATGGCTATCTCTTTTCTTTTCCGATGATTGACTGGTTCATATTGCTATTTAGATCACTGGTGTGTACCGAGACTCATGAGCAAGGTCAGCAATCAATCTGAGGGTTTCTTCCGTTGAATTCAATAATCTTCGTGCTTCTGTATCGGCTCTAATAGCTGACCAGTCAATGGCCTTAGCCAAACCAGTGAACTGCTCAACTAGTTCCGCGTTGCTGATCTCACCACTTGCAAGTGTTGGCTGTAGTTGGATCTGCTGAGGATTCACTTCATCTGTTGGTTCTATTGGAGTGAGTCCACGTACTTGATCCAGCTGCGTACTGACCTTCTGGTCTTGCTTTTCTTGGCTTCGGCAAAATCGGGCAGGCCGTCCACGCCTCTCTTTTGTCTTAGCGGGATGTCGTTTCTGGAGCTTCTCTAGTTCACGGGTTGTGAGTGGGATGTCACCATTTTCTTTGTATTTGTGTCGAGCTTCTACTAAACCTTTCCAATCCATTCGAGCCAGTTGATAGAGACCAGTCAGACCATGGTCACGTAGGTATTTGACCTGCCACAAATAAGACTGTTCTTTTTCTTCCTTGGTCGATTCGAAGAAATCCCACTCATCTGTTGATGTGTCGTCGCGCCTTGATTTGTTGTCTGACATTTCACTGGCGACAAACTCACCTGCTGTAATCAGTTTTGAGATCTTGCTAGGCCTGAAGCCAATCTCACCAAGACATTCACGAAGACGTTTCTTCAATCCATTCCGTTGCCACCTCTCCATGTCTTGCTGAAAGAAAGCTGACACGAGTCGTAGGCCAGCCAACTCATATTTCGATTCACTCTCCTTGGTTAGGTTGTAGAAGTCAGATAGATCACGGATACAGCCCTGACCTGCCCTTTCAATGATTTCACTTGTGACACTTACGTATCGATGATCAATGCTACCGTCATCGTTGATCGGATTAATACTGTTCTTTAAATTCATTAGTTACTTTTTTCAGCGCGGAAAATAATCGCACACACCACTTACTGGTAACTCTTTGTCCTGGTAAATGGTGTAGGTATATATTCATCTGGATGTCAAGAAGGCGTGTTTCAGCGCCAGCTTCCGCTGGTACCTAGTCCTTATTACATCCTTGATGATCTTTCATCTTGGAGTGGTCTGCTATGCCGCTGTTCCATCACGTCATGCAAAGGGTAGGCTTCTTGGATCTAGCTGAGCTGCTGTTGGTCTCAGTTCCTTGGCTTCCTACTTGCTAATCGCGAGTTACTCCGTTTCTGGCATTCACAGCGACTAATTTCTTTTGACACGGTTCCAACCGTGTGGTGGAGAGTTTGCTTCTTCTCTCTACTATTAGTGTCCGTTTAGCTTAGATCGGTTGTGGTGTAATGGATCTACAAGTTGAATTTATTCCTTCTGGAAACTTGATTTAGTCGTATTCAAAGGACGATCTATATGACATTTTCATTGAATATTATGCCTTGTTTTTACTGCTGCTGCCCGCTGCAGTAGGCAGTTTCAGCTTTGCTGCTATTCAGTAGGCAACAAAAAACTCCCGCTGTTAAGCGAGAGCTGATTGATGTGAAATCCTTGGTTTACTTGGCGTATGACACGCCGCGATAGGTCAATGGTGCCTTCTTGGTTGCATCAAAACCAACACCTTTGTGCTGGACATACTGCTTACCACGATAGGTGAGAGTCATTTGAGGTTCCTCAGAAATCCAGGTCCCCGTTCCGTGGCCTGGCGAGTCTGCGCCTCACAGAAGTGAGGTGAACGTTCTTTGTAGTTGGTACTACTTTATTTTTATAGCAACAACGTCAACGTTTCTGTTGTTCGTGCTGTTACACAAGTGAATCCAATCTTTCTATTGGCAGCATAT
This portion of the Synechococcus sp. ROS8604 genome encodes:
- the mnmA gene encoding tRNA 2-thiouridine(34) synthase MnmA; this translates as MSAEAKMTTLTATPAGAEALERLRQWPGEHRVAVGLSGGVDSSLTAALMVEAGWEVEGLTLWLMSGKGACCAEGLVDAAGICEQLGVPHHVVDSRDTFVREIVQGLVDGYRAGITPLPCSKCNRSVKFGPMLAWAERERHLPRIATGHYARIRLDGDDGRWKLLRGMDSRKDQSYFLYDLPQDVLARVVFPLGELTKADTRLEAARHGLRTADKPESQDLCLADHHGSMRAFLDAYLPPRDGEIVLQDGTVVGQHDGIEHFTIGQRKGLGIAWSEPLHVVKLDAAMNQVVVATRAEAGRTGCEVGAVNWVSIAPPPLGSAMEVEVQVRYRSEPVAAYLTCIEANAADRAGERPHRCKLSFQEPQFSITPGQGAVFYDGEVVLGGGLIDSPI
- a CDS encoding RNA polymerase sigma factor, RpoD/SigA family, which encodes MVSSTARTSETQRRRNSDPISWYLATIGRIPLLTAAEEIELGNQVQKFMELTQDGSVSPDSEEFSSKDRRMIRVGQRAKQRMMKANLRLVVSVAKKYQGKGLELLDLIQEGSLGLERAVEKFDPTRGYKFSTYAFWWIRQSMTRAIACQSRTIRLPVHLSERLTTIRKVSLDLAHKLGAMPSRLEISEALDMPVEELDSLLRQALTTSSLDAPVNGEDGRSFLGDLIADSSAEEPLDKVEQRIHHEQLGRWLSHLSEQEQHVLTLRFGLNGNERHTLAQIGRLLDVSRERVRQVELKSLRKLRNLTRRMSPTF
- a CDS encoding apolipoprotein N-acyltransferase, producing MGNDRSLVLLQGLLGGLLAGVALTLSGPWWMVPALALLWAASRSSLASAIWGGVAVLVSHRWLLALHPLMWIGVPAWLSLPVAVGIWLACALLAALLLACWSALVNRLPLRGSFTDAVLAAAVWGLVEVALSQSPVFWIGVGGSVLPADPPLAALSRWIGEGGLAALQLLLGWWLWRLLTLSRRESGWPRLLSGGLLSLLVLHGLGAWLLQNPVRLGAESDRAEFSVGLWQPAIPTREKFSAQRQRELPGRLQMALQEADAAGADWLMAPEGTLPLHGSLMAPAPIPLMSGGFHWSRGRQHSAMVLVEAGGTTPVSSLDKHRLVPLGEWVPAWPGLSGLSAIGGLEAGEPSRLWRWGGPPAAVAICYEISNGAALARAVAEGAEWILAAANLDPYPILLQQQYLALAQLRSLESARPLLSTVNTGPTAMIRADGQMAERLAAFDPGLLLAPLQPRKGLTGYVRWGEAPLWLMVGVSSLLLVRSASRSGLRPARPRRRKTPPLDQE
- a CDS encoding NAD(P)H-hydrate dehydratase, which codes for MVWPPLDAEHWLVSAEQMLALEQEWLGSGLPVAALMEAVGQAMADWCLQRRKRLDQGVLVLVGPGHNGGDGLVVARRLMHAGVEVRLWAPLPIRQALTQEHWRHLEWLGATVLETDPDPEDSALWVEALFGLGPHRPLPEGLALLLGERERVQPLRLISLDVPAGMHSNHGRMQAGGGAVASDTLCVGLVKRGLVQDAALANVGCLHRLDPGVPHQLIDSLAGPVVLRVMAKDLATLPVPKDPPTAMKYQRGRVMLLAGSERYRGAALLAAQGAMASGVGSLKAALPEAVAERIWQWIPELVLSAGLPATASGGLAWGPWLAQADLSRLDALLLGPGIGGLSAPWEAWAEPLLSFEGLLVLDADGLNALSASNKGWRWLCQRAFPTWITPHQSEFERLFPDFSGREPLESAQGAAAESGAVVLLKGAHSVIADPKGVVHQLVDTSVQVARTGLGDLLAGFVLGWGARSRACGEQPRGQALAAAALLHAEASRTTENASDASEIAKTLAALTRRICGN